One Kwoniella pini CBS 10737 chromosome 10, complete sequence genomic region harbors:
- a CDS encoding cell differentiation protein rcd1 → MYAPHAPPHFQSLLQHRPPTNPPTPDTDAPPSWSSGLPPPGVNLGLSQAQGSSSSSGPGGFLNLPPNGSVGGGPGFIFGGGDSRRTNQYPYSTGAGGGNSPLDGPLSINNSNNNNGGIPNRNSHTPQLSLSNATNPNGTTSSTTPIPLPGSTSTNSGNGGGGGGGGGPLLPQNLAQHLNNPPAPTSNSTQTQGSGNTTSGKVLLMPNGAPPPSGSDEEKIYILITELLEPETREGALLELSKKRELYEDLALVLWGGYGIMSSLLLEIVAVYPALSPPSLTAHASNRVCNALALLQCVASHSDTRALFLNAHIPLFLYPFLNTTSKTRPFEYLRLTSLGVIGALVKQNENSDVINFLLSTEIIPLCLRIMETGSELSKTVAIFIVQKILADDLGLQYICQTYERFYAVGAVLSNMVDALVESQAVRLLKHVVRCYLRMSDNPRAREALRACLPKALQDNTFTPLLKGDMVTKRCLTTLLMNLNDRTEG, encoded by the exons ATGTATGCACCTCACGCACCACCACATTTTCAAtcacttcttcaacatcgtCCACCTACTAATCCTCCAACTCCCGATACAGATGCTCCACCTTCATGGTCTTCAGGtttacctcctccaggAGTAAATCTTGGATTATCACAAGCACAAggttcatcatcatcttcaggtcCAGGTggatttttaaatttacctcCAAATGGTAGTGTTGGTGGTGGTCCTGGATTTATTTTTGGTGGTGGAGATAGTAGAAgaacaaatcaatatcCATATTCAACAGGAGCTGGAGGAGGTAATTCACCTTTAGATGGacctttatcaattaataacagtaataataataatggagGAATACCAAATAGAAATTCTCATACACCTCAATTATCTTTAAGTAACGCTACAAATCCAAATGGaacaacttcttcaactacACCTATACCTTTGCCTGGAAGtacttcaacaaattcaggtaatggtggtggaggcggaggaggaggaggacCATTATTACCTCAAAATTTAGCTCAACATTTAAATAATCCACCTGCACCtacttcaaattcaacacAAACTCAAGGAAGTGGAAATACAACTTCTGGGAAAGTTTTACTTATGCCTAATGGTGCACCACCTCCTTCAGgaagtgatgaagaaaaaatctATATCTTAATAactgaattattagaacCTGAAACTCGTGAAGGTGCATTATTAGAATTGAGTAAAAAGAGGGAATTATATGAAGATTTAGCACTTGTACTTTGGGGAGGATATG GCATAATGTCTTCCCTTCTCCTTGAAATTGTAGCTGTTTATCCAGCTTTATCTCCACCTTCATTAACTGCACATGCTTCGAATCGAGTGTGTAATGCTTTAGCTCTTTTACAATGTGTAGCAAGTCATTCAGATACCAGAGCGTTATTCCTGAACG CCCACATACCTCTCTTTTTGTACCCCTTCTTAAACACGACAAGCAAAACCAGACCATTTGAATACCTTAGGCTGACTTCTTTGGGTGTCATTGGAGCTTTAGTCAAG caaaatgaaaattcagatGTTATAAATTTCTTACTTTCTACTGAAATTATTCCCTTATGTTTAAGAATAATGGAAACAGGTTCTGAATTATCTAAAACAGTAGCTATTTTCATAGTTCAAAAGATTTTAGCAGATGATTTAGGTTTACAATATATTTGTCAAACTTATGAAAGATTTTACGCAGTAGGAGCTGTATTAAGTAATATGGTAGATGCTTTAGTTGAAAGTCAAGCAGTTAGATTATTAAAACATGTTGTAAGATGTTATTTAAGAATGAGTGATAATCCAAG GGCAAGAGAAGCATTAAGAGCATGTTTACCTAAAGCTTTACAAGATAATACATTTACACCTTTACTTAAAGGTGATATGGTAACTAAAAGATGTTTAACAACTTTATTAATGAACCTTAATGATAGAACGGAAGGTTAG
- a CDS encoding pyruvate carboxylase translates to MTIDNCPENDTDKSRSHHGRSTHQQIEAWVSHTGYDTSRPGTPSTPSANPHTITGLRKKQAGHSGPLKKVLVANRGEIAIRVFRTAHELAMSTVAIYSHEDRMNAHRYKSDESYLVGKGLAPVAAYLSQDDIIRIALEHEVDMIHPGYGFLSENAEFAGKVEAAGIAFIGPRPETIDALGDKTKARTLAIKTGVPVVPGTPGPVESYDKAHDFIEKYGFPVIIKAAMGGGGRGMRVVRDQESFKESFERAVSEAKSAFGDGTVFIERFLDRPRHIEVQLLADGEGNCVHLFERDCSVQRRHQKVVEVAPAPHLDEDVRQAILNDALKLARYVKYRNAGTAEFLVDQQNRHYFIEINPRIQVEHTITEEITGIDIVAAQIQIAAGVTLDQLGLTQEHIHRRGFAIQCRITTEDPAAGFQPDTGKIEVYRSAGGNGVRLDASSGYAGAQITPHYDSLLVKCSVSGATFEVARRKMLRALVEFRIRGVKTNIPFLIRLLTHQVFESGKTWTTFIDDTPDLFKLVHSQNRAQKLLAYLGDLAVNGSSIKGQMGEPGLLTEAIIPQIRDTTDPTKIVDTSVPCENGWRNIIVNEGPEAFAKAIRNYKGTLIMDTTWRDAHQSLLATRMRTVDMANIAKETSHALQNAYSLECWGGATFDVAMRFLYEDPWDRLRTLRKLVPNIPLQALVRGANAVGYTSYPDNAIYDFSKKAVEAGLDIFRIFDSLNYLDNLKIGIDAAKKAGGVVEATICYSGDVANPKKTKYTLQYYLDLTDALVKEGIHVLGIKDMAGLLKPEAARMLIGGIRKAHPDLPIHVHSHDTAGIAAASMIACAHAGADVVDVAIDDLSGLTSQPAMGAVCSALEQTGLGTGISHENIQALNQYWSQIRKLYQCFEANVRASDSGVFDHEMPGGQYTNLQFQASQLGLGTQWLDIKKKYIEANQLCGDIVKVTPSSKVVGDFAQFMVSNNLSKEDVNEQATTLDFPSSVVEFFQGYLGQPYGGFPEPLRSNIIRDKERIDQRPGLSMKPLEFRKIKDELREKFGPNITDFDVASYYMYPKVFEEYQGFVEKFGDLSVVPTRYFLGKPTIGEEMSISIEKGKTLTIKLLAVGTLNDQKGTRECFFELNGETRAVEIEDTNAAIEHVSREKASADPGSIGSPMSGVVIDVRVKEGQEVKAGDPLCVLSAMKMESVVSSPVSGKVKRVLVKENDSIAQGDLTVEITH, encoded by the exons ATGACTATCGATAACTGTCCGGAAAATGATACCGACAAATCTCGTTCTCATCATGGCCGGTCTACCCATCAACAGATTGAAGCTTGGGTCAGCCACACAGGTTATGATACCTCTCGACCTGGtacaccttcaacaccttccGCCAATCCTCACAC CATCACTGGCTTACGAAAGAAACAAGCCGGACATTCCGGTCCACTCAAAAAGGTATTAGTAGCCAATAGAGGTGAAATTGCTATTCGAGTATTTAGAACTGCCCATGAATTGGCAATGTCAACTGTTGCGATTTACTCTCATGAAGATCGAATGAATGCACACAGATACAAATCTGATGAGTCATACTTAGTCGGAAAAGGTTTAGCTCCAGTAGCTGCTTATTTGTCACAAGATGATATCATTAGAATTGCTTTGGAGCATGAAGTTGATATGATTCACCCTGG TTACGGTTTCCTCTCCGAGAACGCTGAGTTCGCTGGCAAAGTCGAGGCTGCTGGTATCGCATTCATTGGTCCAAGACCCGAGACTATCGACGCTTTAGGTGACAAGACCAAAGCTAGGACTTTAGCCATAAAGACTGGTGTCCCAGTTGTACCTGGTACTCCCGGTCCTGTTGAGTCGTACGACAAAGCCCACGATTTCATAGAGAAATACGGGTTCCCAGTCATCATCAAAGCTGCTATGGGAGGTGGTGGACGTGGTATGCGGGTTGTCAGAGATCAAGAATCATTTAAGGAATCTTTCGAAAGAGCCGTCAGTGAAGCTAAGTCTGCTTTTGGTGACGGAACCGTCTTCATCGAAC GATTCCTCGACCGACCAAGACACATCGAAGTCCAGTTGCTTGCCGACGGTGAAGGAAATTGCGTTCACCTCTTCGAACGAGATTGTTCCGTCCAACGACGACATCAAAAAGTGGTCGAGGTCGCTCCAGCACCTCaccttgatgaagatgttagACAAGCTATTCTCAATGATGCCCTCAAACTTGCTCGATATGTCAAATACCGAAATGCTGGTACTGCTGAGTTCTTGgttgatcaacaaaacaGACACTATTTCATCGAGATCAACCCTCGTATCCAAGTAGAGCACACCATTACTGAAGAGATCACCGGTATCGATATCGTTGCTGCTCAGATTCAAATCGCCGCCGGTGTAACCCTTGATCAACTTGGTCTCACACAAGAACACATTCATCGAAGAGGATTCGCTATCCAATGTAGAATCACTACCGAAGACCCTGCTGCTGGATTCCAACCTGATACAGGTAAAATCGAGGTATATCGATCAGCTGGTGGTAACGGTGTCCGACTTGATGCCTCCTCCGGTTATGCTGGTGCGCAAATCACTCCCCACTACGATTCATTGCTTGTCAAATGTTCAGTCAGTGGTGCTACCTTTGAAGTTGCTCGAAGAAAGATGTTAAGAGCTTTAGTCGAATTCCGAATCAGAGGAGTCAAGACCAACATTCCATTCTTGATCCGATTACTCACTCACCAAGTCTTTGAGTCCGGTAAAACATGGACTACATTCATTGACGATACCCCtgatcttttcaaattgGTTCACTCTCAAAACAGAGCTCAGAAATTGCTTGCCTACCTCGGAGATCTTGCTGTTAACGGTTCCTCTATCAAAGGTCAAATGGGTGAACCTGGTCTCCTCACCGAAGCCATCATTCCTCAAATCAGGGATACCACAGATCCAACCAAGATTGTCGACACTTCTGTACCATGTGAAAACGGTTGGAGAAACATCATTGTCAACGAAGGTCCAGAGGCTTTCGCTAAGGCTATTAGAAACTACAAGGGTACTCTTATCATGGATACCACATGGCGAGATGCTCATCAATCTTTGTTAGCCACTAGAATGCGAACAGTGGACATGGCCAACATTGCTAAGGAGACTTCTCATGCTCTTCAAAACGCTTACTCCCTCGAGTGTTGGGGTGGAGCTACATTCGACGTAGCTATGCGATTCCTATACGAAGATCCATGGGACAGATTGAGAACGCTCAGAAAACTTGTCCCCAACATTCCTCTCCAGGCTTTGGTAAGAGGTGCCAACGCTGTCGGATACACTTCTTATCCCGACAACGCTATTTACGATTTCTCAAAGAAAGCCGTAGAAGCAGGATTAGATATCTTCAGAATTTTCGACTCGCTCAATTACCTCGATAACCTTAAGATCGGTATCGATGCTGCCAAGAAAGCTGGTGGTGTAGTTGAGGCTACTATTTGTTACTCTGGAGACGTTGCCAATCCCAAGAAGACTAAATACACCCTCCAATATTACCTTGATCTCACGGATGCCCTGGTGAAAGAAGGAATCCACGTACTGGGTATTAAAGATATGGCTGGTTTACTTAAGCCTGAAGCCGCTAGAATGCTCATTGGTGGAATCAGAAAAGCTCATCCCGATCTTCCTATCCACGTACACTCTCACGATACCGCTGGTATAGCCGCTGCCTCAATGATCGCTTGTGCACACGCTGGTGCTGACGTGGTTGATGTCGCTATCGATGATCTTTCCGGTCTTACATCTCAACCAGCTATGGGAGCTGTATGCTCGGCACTCGAACAAACTGGTCTTGGTACTGGTATCTCCCACGAAAACATTCAAGCCCTCAACCAATATTGGTCTCAAATCAGGAAGCTTTACCAATGTTTCGAAGCCAACGTCAGAGCTTCTGATTCTGGTGTCTTCGACCATGAAATGCCAGGAGGTCAATACACTAACTTGCAATTCCAAGCCTCTCAACTTGGTCTCGGTACCCAATGGCTGgatatcaagaagaaatacaTTGAGGCCAATCAACTCTGTGGTGATATTGTCAAAGTCactccttcttctaaagtAGTAGGAGACTTTGCACAATTCATGGTATCCAATAACCTCTCCAAAGAAGATGTCAACGAGCAAGCTACTACATTAGATTTCCCTTCGTCGGTGGTAGAATTCTTCCAAGGTTACCTTGGTCAACCGTATGGTGGATTCCCCGAACCACTCCGATCTAACATCATCAGAGATAAAGAGAGGATCGATCAACGACCTGGTCTTTCGATGAAACCACTCGAATTCAGGAAAATCAAGGATGAATTGAGAGAGAAATTCGGCCCTAATATAACTGATTTCGACGTTGCAAGTTATTACATGTATCCCAAGGTATTTGAGGAATACCAAGGGTTTGTTGAGAAGTTCGGTGATTTGAG TGTCGTACCTACAAGATACTTCTTGGGTAAACCGACaattggagaagaaatgtcaatctcaattgaaaaaggtaaaaccTTGACTATCAAATTATTAGCAGTTGGTACattaaatgatcaaaaggGTACAAGAGAATGTTTCTTTGAATTAAATGGTGAAACTCGTGCggttgaaattgaagatacaAATGCAGCAATTGAACATGtttcaagagaaaaagcTTCTGCAGATCCTGGATCAATAGGTTCACCAATGTCAGGTGTTGTAATTGATGTAAGAGTTAAAGAAGGTCAAGAAGTAAAAGCTGGTGATCCATTATGTGTTTTAAGTGCTatgaaa ATGGAATCAGTTGTTTCTTCTCCTGTTTCTGGAAAAGTAAAGAGAGTTCTAgttaaagaaaatgattcTATTGCTCAAGGTGATTTAACTGTTGAAATTACTCATTAA
- a CDS encoding protein CFT1 — protein MHALHQTLLPSSSIHHSLYLPNFTPSTIYPLPKPISNIDNNNNNSHEVKVIGNLIVAGGENLRIFEIRESIEIPINNSLKQEEDIEEGEERLGDGFYDDGHSKRDPIKFEIKRKLHLLTQYELNGTITGLSGIRTIESSVDGLDRLLVSFEHAKMALLEWSRGSISTVSLHTYERCSQMISGDLQTYLPMLRTDPLSRLAVLSLPEDSLAVLPVLQEQSELDSIEGYPRDVPYSPSFVLSLSDVSPNLKNLQDLLFLSGFHSPTLALLYSPLHTYSGRYQTIKDNYCLEIRTIDLSSGGTYPLLTSVTGLPSDSLYLVSCPSELGGVVLITSTGIVHIDQSGRIIGTSVNAWWNYATNLKTDHQSENNKINLEGSKCLFVNPRDMLLILQNGDVHQVRFEMDGRSVGQIKIDQSSSSVPPPSSVVVAGDKALFVGSAEGDSLLGRINEEREVLTNGDEVKLEEDKKDEMDVDWDEDLYGDINDSTNGGLANGHKKELTGPTKISVAPYDVLEGTGKIMDIEFGIAATDQGTRTYPQLVALSGGSRNSTLNVFRRGIPITKRRRFNELSSSDAVWFLPIDRPSGQKFKDISDSERTTMLFSTERNATRVFALTNKATPEQIGRIDGKTLNAAPFFQRSCVMHVTPAEVSLLDSNGKRIQSVCSGSDLPPITSASISDPYVAIRRLDGSVSFFVGDTVARTVSEVSIVAEGSEGPLCQTIEVFSDTTGIYRTFEPSKPAISTDAPSMENAMNASKGTQWLSLLTNQGELQIRSLPDLKVVLQTDGLGSSAPTFTDDLVDGLLNFDEVEDPIKQISFCPIGKATVRPHLLALHESGRLNAYEAQPRFTVDSSTQTRRSLAVRFRKVHTQLLPISGGSTKLPYTIIPFSQIEGITGAFITGEKPHWIVGSEAHPLRTYALKQAAMAFGRTTHLGGKGEYFIRIEDGSFICYLPTTLNTDFAIPCDRYDMDRVYTSIAFDPTSAHYVGAASISVPFQAYDEEGEIQLGPEGENLIPPTNQRSTLELFSQGSDPWRVVDGYDFDQNEEILCLESVTLESQGAEGGYRDFIAVGTGFNFGEDRATRGNTYIFEIVETVGTGGKAPISGWILKLRAKDPARNPVSAISHINGYLLNSNGPKIYVKGFDDDQQLMGLAFLDVQIYVTSMKVFKNFILISDINKSFWFVTLQEDPYKLTTISKDLQPVSPLVTDFLVHEGQMTFISNDREGNMRMLDFDPSDPDSLNGERVLLRTEYHTGAPVTASKVIARRKTAEEEWAPQTQIIYATADGALTTLVSVKTARFKRLQLVSDQLVRNAQHIAGLNPKAYRTVQNDLLPKPLSKGILDGTLLSHFALQPLNRQKEMMRQIGTDAVTVASDLAALGGFW, from the exons ATGCACGCATTACATCAAACCCttttaccatcttcttcaatacaTCATTCACTTTATTTACCAAATTttacaccttcaacaaTTTATCCATTACCAAAaccaatatcaaatattgataataataataataattctcATGAAGTCAAAGTAATAGGTAATCTAATAGTAGCAGGTGGAGAAAATTTAagaatatttgaaattcgTGAATCTATTGAAATTCCtataaataattcattaaaacaagaagaagatattgaagaaggtgaagaaagattaggTGATGGTTTTTACGATGATGGACATTCTAAA AGAGATCctattaaatttgaaattaaaagaaaattacaTTTATTAACTCAATATGAATTAAATGGAACTATTACTGGACTTTCAGGAATAAGAACTATTGAAAGTAGTGTAGATGGTTTAGATAGATTATTAGTTTCTTTTGAACATGCAAAG ATGGCTTTACTTGAATGGTCAAGAGGTTCAATATCAACAGTTTCTTTACATACATATGAAAGATGTTCACAAATGATTTCAGGAGATTTACAAACTTATTTACCTATGCTTAGAACAGATCCTTTATCTAGATTAGCAGTTCTTAgtttacctgaagataGTTTGGCAGTTTTACCTGTTTTACAAGAACAATCTGAATTAGATTCAATAGAAGGATATCCAAG AGATGTTCcttattcaccttcatttgTTTTATCACTTTCTGACGtttcaccaaatttaaaaaatcttcaagatcttttatttttatcagGTTTTCATTCTCCAACATTAGCTTTACTTTATTCACCTTTACATACATATTCAGGTAGATATCAAACTATAAAAGATAATTATTGTTTAGAAATTAGaacaattgatttatcatccGGTGGAACATATCCTCTTTTAACTTCAGTAACAGGTTTACCATCAGATAGTCTTTATTTAGTTTCATGTCCATCTGAATTAGGTGGAGTAGTTTTAATTACTTCTACTGGAATTGTTCATATAGATCAATCAGGTAGAATAATTGGAACAAGTGTAAATGCTTGGTGGAATTATGCTACAAATCTTAAAACTGATCATCAAtctgaaaataataaaataaatttagaaggatcaaaatgTTTATTTGTAAATCCTAGAGATATGTTATTAATACTTCAAAATGGTGATGTACATCAAGTTAGATTTGAAATGGATGGTAGAAGTGTAGGacaaattaaaattgatcaatcttCAAGCTCTGTACCTCCACCGTCTAGTGTAGTAGTTGCTGGAGATAAAGCTCTTTTTGTTGGAAGCGCAGAAGGTGATTCCCTCTTAGGTAGAATTAATGAAGAGAGGGAAGTCTTGACAAATGGAGATGAAGttaaattggaagaagataagaAGGATGAAATGGATGTTGATTGGGATGAAG ATCTGTATGGTGATATAAATGACTCGACAAATGGCGGGCTAGCAAACGGACATAAAAAGGAGCTGACTGGGCCAACCAAGATATCGGTGGCACCTTATGATGTACTGGAAGGGACTGGAAAGATAATGGATATAGAGTTCGGAATAGCAGCAACAGACCAAGGG ACGAGAACATATCCTCAGCTAGTAGCGCTCAGCGGAGGAAGTAGAAATTCCACATTGAACGTATTTCGA CGTGGTATTCCAATAACGAAGAGACGTCGATTTAAcgaattatcatcttcgGACGCAGTATGGTTCCTCCCTATAGATCGACCATCGGGTCagaaattcaaagataTTTCAGATTCCGAGCGAACAACCATGTTATTTAGTACGGAGAGGAACGCAACACGG GTTTTTGCATTGACGAATAAAGCGACTCCGGAACAAATTGGTAGGATTGATGGAAAGACTTTGAATGCAGCACCTTTTTTCCAACGAAGTTGCGTCATGCATGTCACACCTGCCGAAGTATCCCTGCTGGATAGTA ACGGAAAGCGAATACAGTCTGTATGCTCTGGATCCGACTTGCCGCCCATCACCAGCGCTAGTATCTCGGACCCATATGTCGCGATACGCAGATTGGATGGAAGCGTGTCGTTCTTCGTTGGTGATACAGTGGCTAGGACTGTATCAGAGGTATCAATAGTAGCAGAGGGCTCC GAGGGACCTTTGTGTCAAACAATCGAAGTGTTCTCAGATACTACAGGTATATATCGGACATTCGAACCGTCTA AACCTGCCATTTCCACTGATGCCCCAAGTATGGAGAACGCAATGAATGCCTCAAAGGGCACACAATGGTTATCGCTCCTCACTAACCAAGGAGAATTACAAATTCGCTCTCTGCCTGACTTGAAGGTCGTTCTTCAGACTGATGGACTTGGCTCATCCGCTCCTACTTTCACGGACGATCTTGTTGATGGACTATTGAATTTCGACGAAGTGGAAGATCCTATCAAGcaaatatcattttgtcCAATTGGAAAGGCAACTGTGCGACCACATTTACTG GCTTTACATGAATCAGGTCGATTGAACGCATATGAAGCACAACCTAGATTTACGGTTGATTCGTCAACACAGACTAGAAGATCATTAGCCGTCAGATTTAGAAAAGTCCATACTCAATTGTTACCTATATCAGGTGGATCAACTAAATTACCATACACGATAATACCTTTCTCTCAAATTGAGGGGATCACAGGAGCTTTTATTACTGGTGAAAAACCACATTGGATAGTAGGAAGTGAAGCGCATCCACTCAGAACTTATGCTCTGAAACAAGCTGCTATGGCTTTCGGAAGGACTACTCATTTGGGTGGAAAAGGAGAATATTTCATTAGGATCGAAGAT GGTTCTTTCATTTGTTATCTCCCCACTACACTGAATACTGATTTTGCCATTCCATGTGATCGATATGATATGGATCGAGTCTACACTTCGATAGCGTTCGATCCAACATCCGCACATTATGTAGGTGCGGCCAGTATATCAGTACCTTTCCAGGCGTATGATGAGGAAGGTGAAATTCAGTTAGGTCCAGAAG GTGAAAACCTGATTCCACCTACAAATCAACGATCTACtcttgaattattttcacAAGGTTCAGATCCTTGGAGAGTAGTTGATGgatatgattttgatcaaaatgaagaGATACTTTGTCTTGAAAGTGTTACGTTGGAATCTCAAGGTGCTGAAGGTGGTTATAGAGATTTTATAGCTGTTGGAACTGGTTTCAATTTTGGAGAGGACAGAGCAACCAGAGGTAAT ACATACATCTTCGAAATCGTTGAAACTGTTGGAACGGGCGGTAAAGCACCGATCTCAGGATGGATCTTGAAATTGCGTGCGAAAGATCCAGCTAGAAACCCTGTTTCTGCTATCAGTCATATAAATGGGTATCTCTTAAACTCCAATGGACCGAAG ATCTACGTCAAAGGtttcgatgatgatcaacAACTTATGGGTTTAGCTTTCTTAGATGTCCAGATTTACGTTACTAGTATGAAGGTTTTCAAGAACTTCATTCTCATTAGCGATATCAATAAAAGTTTCTGGTTTGTCACCTTGCAA GAAGATCCATATAAACTCACAACTATTAGTAAAGACTTGCAACCTGTATCACCACTCGTTACTGATTTCCTAGTTCATGAAGGTCAGATGACGTTTATCTCTAATGATAGAGAGGGTAATATGAGAATGTTAGATTTTGATCCATCCG ATCCCGACTCGCTTAATGGAGAAAGGGTATTATTGAGAACCGAGTATCATACGGGAGCACCAGTTACTGCTTCAAAGGTGATTGCTAGGCGTAAAACGGCCGAAGAGGAATGGGCACCACAAACTCAAATTATATATG CCACGGCGGATGGAGCTTTGACGACTTTGGTTTCTGTCAAAACAGCACgatttaaaagattacAATTAGTATCAGATCAATTAGTAAGAAATGCTCAACACATTGCAGGTTTGAATCCAAAAGCATATAG GACGGTacaaaatgatttattaccTAAACCATTATCTAAAGGTATTTTAGATGGAACTTTACTTTCTCATTTTGCATTACAACCTTTAAATAGACAAAAAGAGATGATGAGGCAAATTGGAACCGACGCTGTTACTGTTGCTAGTGATTTAGCTGCTTTAGGAGGATTTTGGTGA